A genomic stretch from Enterobacter oligotrophicus includes:
- the marA gene encoding MDR efflux pump AcrAB transcriptional activator MarA, with protein MSRRNTDAITIHSILDWIEDNLESPLSLEKVSERSGYSKWHLQRMFKKETGHSLGQYIRSRKLTEIAQKLKESNEPILYLAERYGFESQQTLTRTFKNYFDVPPHKYRITSMPGESRYLYPLKHCS; from the coding sequence ATGTCCAGACGCAATACTGACGCTATCACTATTCATAGCATTTTGGACTGGATCGAAGATAACCTGGAATCGCCGCTCTCCCTTGAGAAAGTGTCAGAGCGTTCAGGTTACTCAAAATGGCACCTGCAACGGATGTTCAAAAAAGAGACCGGCCATTCATTAGGTCAATATATTCGCAGCCGTAAGCTGACGGAAATTGCCCAAAAACTGAAAGAAAGCAATGAGCCGATCCTTTATCTGGCGGAGCGTTACGGTTTTGAATCCCAACAAACCCTGACGCGCACGTTCAAGAACTACTTCGACGTGCCGCCTCATAAGTATCGTATCACCAGCATGCCGGGTGAATCCCGATACCTTTATCCGTTAAAACATTGTAGTTAA
- the marR gene encoding multiple antibiotic resistance transcriptional regulator MarR: MKSTSDLFNDIIPLGRLIHMVNQKKDRLLNDYLSPLDITATQFKVLCSIRCEVCITPVELKKVLSVDLGALTRMLDRLVCKGWIERSPNPNDKRGVLVKLTSDGAAMCEQCHQLVGQTLHQELTKNLTADEVATLELLLKKILP; encoded by the coding sequence GTGAAAAGCACCAGTGATCTCTTCAACGACATAATTCCACTGGGTCGTCTTATTCATATGGTTAACCAGAAAAAAGATCGCCTGCTCAATGACTACCTGTCACCGCTGGATATCACCGCAACACAGTTCAAAGTGCTGTGTTCTATTCGCTGCGAAGTGTGTATCACGCCGGTTGAGCTGAAAAAGGTGCTCTCTGTCGATCTGGGTGCGTTAACCCGCATGCTGGATCGTCTCGTCTGCAAGGGATGGATAGAACGAAGCCCTAACCCGAATGACAAACGTGGCGTACTGGTGAAACTGACCAGCGACGGCGCGGCCATGTGTGAGCAATGTCATCAACTAGTAGGACAAACACTGCACCAGGAACTAACAAAAAACTTAACGGCAGATGAAGTGGCAACACTTGAGCTTTTGCTTAAGAAAATCCTGCCGTAA
- the eamA gene encoding O-acetylserine/cysteine exporter yields the protein MTCKDGLLAMLVVVVWGLNFVVIKMGLHNMPPLMLAGLRFMLVAFPALFFVARPNIPFKLLLGYGLTISFGQFAFLFCAIKFGMPAGLASLVLQAQAFFTIILGAFVFGERLQGKQLAGITLAVFGVLVLIEASLNGQHVALLGFMLTLAAGLSWACGNIFNKLIMQHDARPAVMSLVVWSALIPIVPFMAASFILDGPDAMLSSLVEIDITTIMSLIYLAFVATIVGYGIWGSLLGRYETWRVAPLSLLVPVVGLASAAILLDEKLSALQLLGAVLIMAGLYINIFGLRVRRTARVKG from the coding sequence ATGACATGTAAAGACGGGCTGCTGGCGATGCTGGTGGTCGTAGTATGGGGGCTGAATTTTGTGGTCATTAAAATGGGTTTGCACAATATGCCCCCGCTGATGCTGGCCGGTTTGCGTTTTATGCTGGTGGCGTTCCCGGCACTCTTTTTTGTCGCCCGTCCCAACATACCGTTTAAATTGTTGCTGGGTTACGGCCTGACTATCAGCTTTGGTCAATTCGCCTTTCTGTTCTGCGCCATTAAGTTCGGTATGCCTGCCGGTCTGGCTTCGCTGGTATTACAGGCCCAGGCCTTCTTTACCATCATTCTCGGCGCATTTGTATTTGGCGAACGTCTGCAGGGCAAACAGCTTGCAGGGATCACGCTGGCGGTATTTGGCGTACTGGTGCTGATCGAAGCCAGCCTTAATGGACAACACGTGGCGCTGCTCGGCTTTATGCTGACGCTGGCGGCAGGGCTAAGCTGGGCGTGCGGGAACATTTTCAACAAACTGATTATGCAGCATGATGCGCGTCCGGCGGTGATGTCACTGGTGGTCTGGAGCGCCTTAATTCCGATTGTGCCGTTTATGGCTGCCTCATTCATTCTTGACGGGCCAGACGCCATGCTGAGTAGCCTGGTTGAGATCGACATTACGACCATTATGTCGCTTATCTATCTGGCGTTTGTGGCAACCATTGTAGGCTATGGGATCTGGGGCTCGCTCCTGGGGCGCTATGAAACCTGGCGTGTTGCGCCACTGTCGCTGCTGGTGCCGGTGGTCGGGCTGGCAAGCGCCGCCATTTTGCTGGATGAGAAGCTCAGCGCCCTGCAACTGCTTGGCGCAGTGCTGATCATGGCCGGGCTCTATATCAATATCTTTGGTTTACGGGTGCGTCGTACCGCGCGGGTGAAGGGATAA
- the marB gene encoding multiple antibiotic resistance protein MarB has translation MNVIASAALALLVLVSSQAFAEQTPRAAQQNNRDAITLPSAHDQSPFDFNHMGAGSDKSDELGVPYYNRHDF, from the coding sequence ATGAACGTTATCGCCTCCGCCGCCCTCGCCTTGCTGGTGCTTGTCTCCAGCCAGGCCTTCGCGGAGCAAACACCCCGTGCAGCACAGCAGAACAATCGTGATGCGATTACCCTGCCGTCCGCACATGACCAGTCCCCCTTTGATTTCAACCACATGGGGGCTGGCAGCGATAAATCCGACGAATTAGGCGTACCGTATTACAACCGGCACGACTTCTGA
- a CDS encoding MarC family NAAT transporter yields MVDLIKAIGLGLVVLLPLANPLTTVALFLGLAGNMNSAERNHQSMMASVYVFAIMMVAYYAGQLVMNTFGISIPGLRIAGGLIVAFIGFRMLFPAQKAHDSPEAKSKSEELETEPSANIAFVPLAMPSTAGPGTIAMIISSASTVRDGSTFPDWVVTVAPPIIFALIGIIVWGSLRSSGAIMRWVGKGGIEAISRLMGFLLVCMGVQFIINGVLEIIKTYH; encoded by the coding sequence ATGGTGGATTTGATTAAAGCAATTGGTCTTGGGTTGGTCGTTTTGCTGCCCCTGGCGAACCCGTTAACCACGGTGGCTCTGTTTCTGGGGCTGGCCGGGAACATGAACAGCGCGGAGCGTAATCATCAGTCGATGATGGCTTCCGTGTATGTGTTTGCCATCATGATGGTTGCGTACTACGCCGGGCAACTGGTGATGAACACGTTTGGGATCTCCATCCCTGGGCTGCGTATTGCCGGCGGTCTGATCGTCGCCTTTATCGGTTTTCGGATGCTGTTCCCGGCGCAAAAAGCCCATGATTCGCCGGAAGCTAAAAGTAAATCCGAAGAACTTGAAACCGAGCCGAGCGCCAATATTGCCTTCGTGCCGTTAGCGATGCCGAGTACGGCAGGGCCGGGAACGATCGCGATGATTATCAGTTCCGCCTCGACGGTTCGTGATGGCTCCACCTTCCCGGACTGGGTTGTGACTGTCGCACCGCCGATCATTTTTGCCCTGATCGGCATTATTGTGTGGGGGTCATTGCGCAGTTCTGGGGCGATTATGCGCTGGGTGGGCAAGGGCGGTATCGAAGCGATCTCGCGTTTGATGGGCTTCCTGCTGGTGTGTATGGGCGTGCAGTTTATTATTAACGGCGTGCTGGAAATTATTAAAACCTACCACTGA